A stretch of the Streptomyces sp. NBC_01428 genome encodes the following:
- a CDS encoding GNAT family N-acetyltransferase, with protein MQLRNVTPDDVEAYVRMRCDPAMMTDLGGPLPADGMADKVRRDAEQAAADREWIRMIVPDAGDPGVVAGSVALWSHDGEDGPISEIGWMVLPEFQGRGLGKRAVRVLLEQARDQDRWGRVHAFPATRNAASNGVCRSVGFRLLTQVEVEFAGRVIQSNHWVIDPGRDLPA; from the coding sequence GTGCAGCTGCGCAACGTCACGCCGGACGACGTCGAGGCGTATGTCCGGATGCGGTGCGATCCCGCGATGATGACCGACCTCGGCGGACCGCTCCCGGCGGACGGCATGGCCGACAAGGTCCGCAGGGACGCCGAACAGGCCGCGGCCGACCGGGAGTGGATCAGGATGATCGTTCCCGACGCGGGCGACCCCGGCGTCGTGGCGGGATCGGTGGCCCTCTGGTCGCACGACGGCGAGGACGGGCCGATCTCCGAGATCGGCTGGATGGTCCTGCCCGAGTTCCAGGGACGGGGTCTGGGCAAGCGCGCCGTCCGCGTCCTCCTGGAGCAGGCACGGGACCAGGACCGCTGGGGCAGGGTGCACGCCTTTCCGGCGACCCGGAACGCGGCCTCGAACGGCGTCTGCCGCTCCGTCGGTTTCCGGCTCCTCACCCAGGTCGAGGTGGAGTTCGCGGGGCGCGTCATCCAGTCCAACCACTGGGTCATCGATCCCGGCAGGGACCTGCCGGCCTGA
- a CDS encoding lanthionine synthetase LanC family protein: MATSKEYRQLGEAAWSWVLDQVREDEGPWFPETVSGDRRDATPAKDRDSLYSGIAGLAPVLAEIAQHRDLNERERALADGIVTRLSAQAKGRVEPSLYDGLAGDATALKLLAPGEESIALRRLDDLTTPDGWKTTVGFEPGSDAPLNDIIMGSAGVVMTAVWAGGEFADAIATTGGEALLRAADRTEAGLDWGIAPTTPSRAPNYSHGTAGVAAALAVAGASLGRADFVEAAVEGARHVLSVGLLDDDGFIVPHTIPPSKREVEPLTYTWCHGPAGTSHLFSALSYAGVTDVAGFPVDELRRRCLTSLLTSGVPERLRPGFWDNDGRCCGTAGVGDVLLDAAQDSAGTELSETLLLGARTMGDALVERAIQDASGARWRFLEYRDDDPLLPPGTAWMQGASGIAAYLLRLARFIGTGPKSPVVDRPDQWWAVPAGVRVTAS; the protein is encoded by the coding sequence GTGGCGACGAGCAAGGAATACAGGCAGCTGGGCGAGGCGGCGTGGTCCTGGGTACTGGACCAGGTGCGCGAGGACGAGGGCCCATGGTTCCCCGAGACGGTGTCCGGGGACCGGCGGGACGCGACACCGGCGAAGGACCGCGACTCGCTCTACTCCGGGATCGCGGGCCTGGCGCCGGTACTGGCGGAGATCGCGCAGCACCGTGACCTGAACGAGCGGGAACGAGCCCTGGCCGACGGGATCGTGACGAGGCTGTCCGCGCAGGCGAAGGGCCGCGTCGAGCCGTCCCTGTACGACGGGCTGGCCGGCGACGCCACGGCGTTGAAACTGCTCGCCCCCGGCGAGGAATCCATCGCCCTTCGGCGGCTGGACGACCTGACGACCCCCGACGGCTGGAAGACGACCGTCGGTTTCGAACCGGGCTCCGACGCCCCGCTGAACGACATCATCATGGGGTCCGCGGGTGTCGTCATGACGGCCGTCTGGGCCGGGGGCGAGTTCGCCGACGCGATCGCGACGACCGGCGGCGAGGCACTGCTGCGCGCGGCCGACCGCACGGAGGCGGGGCTGGACTGGGGCATCGCGCCGACCACACCGTCGCGGGCGCCGAACTACTCCCACGGCACCGCCGGGGTGGCCGCCGCGCTGGCCGTGGCGGGTGCTTCACTCGGCCGGGCGGACTTCGTCGAGGCCGCGGTCGAGGGCGCCCGGCACGTCCTGTCGGTGGGCCTGCTCGACGACGACGGCTTCATCGTCCCGCACACCATCCCGCCGTCGAAGCGGGAGGTGGAGCCGCTCACGTACACCTGGTGCCACGGTCCGGCCGGCACCTCGCACCTGTTCTCGGCCCTCTCGTACGCCGGTGTCACGGACGTGGCCGGCTTCCCGGTCGACGAGTTGCGCCGGCGTTGTCTGACCTCCCTCCTCACATCGGGGGTGCCCGAACGGCTCCGCCCCGGGTTCTGGGACAACGACGGCCGCTGCTGCGGAACGGCGGGCGTCGGCGACGTCCTCCTGGACGCCGCGCAGGACAGCGCGGGCACGGAGTTGTCGGAGACGCTCCTGCTGGGAGCCCGCACGATGGGCGACGCTCTCGTGGAGCGGGCGATCCAGGACGCGTCGGGTGCCCGCTGGCGGTTCCTGGAGTACCGCGACGACGACCCCCTGCTGCCGCCCGGTACCGCGTGGATGCAGGGGGCGTCGGGCATCGCCGCCTACCTGCTGCGGCTCGCCCGGTTCATCGGGACCGGCCCGAAGTCTCCTGTCGTGGACCGCCCGGACCAGTGGTGGGCCGTGCCGGCCGGCGTGCGTGTGACGGCTTCGTGA
- a CDS encoding LacI family DNA-binding transcriptional regulator, translated as MAARVRIKDVAAHAGVSPKTVSNVINDFEHVSPETRAAVRESIEELGYRVNIAGRQLRRGRSGMITLAVPELDVAYFSELAKHVMAAADRRGCTVLIHATGSRRDRELSALNGFDAQFTDGVILSALTLRQRDLDHHEKHLPVVLLGERHTPGSLDHVGIDNIAAAREATAHLLARGRRRIAVVGGSLRGRQGTDRLRTIGYAEALKAAGLPFDGDLVAPVDAFHWLDGARAAAQLVERPERPDALLCLNDHLALGAVRALHDRGLRVPDDIDVVGFDDIEASRYSIPTITTVAPDKEGIARAAVDLLLDRIERPDMGTGSAEHVARHQLIVRESSGG; from the coding sequence GTGGCGGCAAGGGTCAGGATCAAGGACGTCGCGGCGCACGCGGGGGTCTCGCCCAAGACCGTGTCCAACGTGATCAACGACTTCGAACACGTCTCGCCCGAGACGCGGGCCGCCGTACGCGAGTCGATCGAGGAACTGGGATACCGCGTCAACATCGCGGGCCGCCAACTGCGGCGCGGCCGTTCGGGAATGATCACTCTGGCCGTGCCCGAGCTGGACGTCGCCTACTTCTCCGAGCTGGCCAAACACGTGATGGCCGCGGCCGACCGCAGGGGCTGCACGGTCCTCATCCACGCGACGGGCAGTCGCAGGGACCGCGAGCTGTCGGCGCTGAACGGCTTCGACGCCCAGTTCACCGACGGCGTCATCCTCAGCGCCCTGACCCTGCGCCAGCGCGACCTCGACCACCACGAGAAGCACCTGCCCGTCGTGCTGCTCGGCGAGCGGCACACCCCCGGCAGCCTGGACCACGTGGGCATCGACAACATCGCCGCCGCCCGCGAGGCCACCGCCCACCTGCTCGCCCGAGGGCGCCGGCGGATCGCCGTGGTCGGCGGATCGCTGCGCGGCCGGCAGGGCACCGACCGGCTGCGCACCATCGGCTACGCCGAGGCCCTGAAAGCCGCCGGCCTGCCGTTCGACGGTGATCTCGTCGCTCCGGTGGACGCTTTCCACTGGCTCGACGGAGCGCGCGCCGCGGCCCAGCTGGTCGAGCGCCCCGAGCGGCCGGACGCACTCCTGTGTCTCAACGACCACCTGGCTCTCGGCGCGGTACGCGCACTTCACGACCGAGGGCTGCGGGTGCCGGACGACATCGACGTGGTCGGCTTCGACGACATCGAGGCGTCGCGGTACAGCATCCCGACGATCACGACGGTGGCCCCCGACAAGGAGGGCATCGCCCGGGCGGCGGTCGATCTGCTCCTCGACCGCATCGAGCGGCCCGACATGGGCACGGGATCGGCGGAGCACGTCGCCCGACATCAGCTGATCGTGCGGGAGAGTTCGGGCGGATGA
- a CDS encoding glycoside hydrolase family 2 protein, translating into MSSPQPQDVPRPEYPRPQFARTDWLNLNGRWQFEIDRSDSGLERGLRERDLTDAITVPFCPESELSGIGDTDFMEAVWYRRTVRIPEQWGDARVLLHFQAVDHDTTVWVNGTEVARHRGGFTPFTADLDGVAAPGTEATVVVRARDTRHGPQARGKQATWYANTHCHYTRTTGIWQTVWMEPVPRAARLKRPRITPDLGSGAFHLELPVTANLPGHRVRAVLTSAGAEVVRAEARADLDLCPRLTLTVPADAVRPWSPADPHLYDLRLELVDAEGSLVDAADSYAGLRSVALRGKQVLINGEPVFQRLVLDQGYYPDGLMTAPSDEALVRDIELGLAAGFNGARLHQKVFEERFLHHADRLGYLVWGEFGDWGCETGVRDDNQQPTASYTAQWLEALERDYSHPSIIGWCPLNETYQHLHDRITQLDDVTRAMYLATKAMDTTRPVVDASGYAHRVAETDVYDSHCYEQDPEAFAKIMGGLAEDEPYLNTGPDQAAWSLPYRGQPYFCSEFGGIWWDPQAVATAAGNETGDSWGYGERPRTAAEFTSRFTGLVDVLLDDPDMFGYCYTQLTDVFQERNGVYAFDRSEKVDTTLLRDAQRRAAAFERR; encoded by the coding sequence ATGAGTTCTCCCCAGCCCCAGGACGTTCCGCGTCCCGAGTACCCCCGGCCCCAGTTCGCCCGCACGGACTGGCTGAACCTCAACGGCAGGTGGCAGTTCGAGATCGACCGGTCGGACTCGGGTCTCGAACGCGGCCTGCGCGAGCGTGACCTGACGGACGCGATCACCGTGCCGTTCTGCCCCGAGTCGGAACTGTCCGGAATCGGCGACACGGACTTCATGGAAGCCGTCTGGTACCGCCGCACCGTCCGGATACCCGAGCAGTGGGGCGACGCCCGCGTGCTGCTGCACTTCCAGGCCGTCGACCACGACACGACCGTCTGGGTCAACGGCACCGAAGTGGCCCGCCACCGCGGCGGCTTCACCCCCTTCACCGCCGACCTCGACGGCGTCGCCGCACCCGGCACCGAGGCGACCGTCGTGGTCCGGGCCCGCGACACCCGGCACGGTCCCCAGGCCCGCGGCAAGCAGGCGACCTGGTACGCCAACACCCACTGCCACTACACCCGTACCACCGGCATCTGGCAGACGGTGTGGATGGAGCCGGTGCCCCGCGCCGCCCGGCTCAAGCGGCCGCGCATCACCCCCGACCTCGGTTCGGGCGCCTTCCACCTGGAACTCCCCGTCACCGCCAACCTCCCGGGCCACCGCGTGCGGGCCGTGCTCACGAGCGCCGGGGCCGAGGTCGTACGGGCCGAGGCGCGCGCCGATCTGGACCTGTGCCCGCGCCTCACGCTCACCGTGCCGGCCGACGCCGTCCGTCCGTGGTCCCCTGCGGACCCGCACCTGTACGACCTGCGCCTCGAACTCGTCGACGCCGAGGGGTCGTTGGTCGACGCCGCCGACTCCTACGCCGGACTGCGCTCCGTCGCCCTGCGGGGCAAGCAGGTGCTGATCAACGGGGAGCCCGTGTTCCAGCGGCTCGTCCTGGACCAGGGCTACTACCCCGACGGCCTGATGACCGCACCCTCCGACGAGGCCCTCGTCCGCGACATCGAGCTCGGCCTGGCCGCCGGATTCAACGGCGCCCGCCTGCACCAGAAGGTCTTCGAGGAGCGTTTCCTCCACCACGCCGACCGCCTCGGCTACCTGGTCTGGGGCGAGTTCGGCGACTGGGGCTGCGAGACGGGTGTGCGCGACGACAACCAGCAGCCCACCGCCTCGTACACCGCCCAGTGGCTGGAAGCGCTGGAACGCGACTACTCGCACCCCTCGATCATCGGCTGGTGCCCGCTCAACGAGACCTACCAGCACCTGCACGACCGCATCACCCAGCTCGACGACGTGACCCGGGCGATGTACCTCGCCACCAAGGCGATGGACACCACCCGCCCGGTCGTCGACGCCTCCGGCTACGCCCACCGCGTCGCCGAGACGGACGTCTACGACTCCCACTGCTACGAGCAGGACCCGGAGGCTTTCGCCAAGATCATGGGCGGTCTCGCCGAGGACGAGCCCTACCTCAACACCGGTCCCGACCAGGCCGCATGGTCCCTGCCGTATCGCGGACAGCCCTACTTCTGCAGTGAGTTCGGCGGCATCTGGTGGGACCCGCAGGCGGTCGCGACCGCGGCCGGCAACGAGACCGGCGACTCCTGGGGCTACGGCGAACGACCGCGCACCGCAGCGGAGTTCACCTCCCGGTTCACCGGACTCGTGGACGTGCTCCTCGACGACCCGGACATGTTCGGGTACTGCTACACGCAACTCACGGACGTCTTCCAGGAGCGCAACGGCGTCTACGCCTTCGACCGCTCCGAGAAGGTCGACACCACCCTCCTGCGGGACGCCCAGCGGCGCGCCGCGGCCTTCGAACGCCGCTGA
- a CDS encoding extracellular solute-binding protein, whose protein sequence is MSDLPPNPGNGARLSRRRLLTASLASAGALAAGSALSGCGSALAADDTTVRLWDLFSGADGGLFNTMVDAGKPDMPGTRIDRTVLEWGSPYYTKLAMASAGGRGPDAAIAHMSRLAGYAPTGLLDPWDLDTLAEFGVSQDDFAEAVWARTQYRNRTYAIPLDTHPFIVFYHPEPARKAGLVTADGTLDMDAFSSPDRFLAAGRELAKASGKQGIAFGYVTDASQGWRLFYGLYQQTGGRFELPEGGPAEVDEDRMAEVIAFMAKLVDGRTNPHRLDYPSAIAAFANRQTAMILSGEWELGTFRAADKNVEAAPFPTVFGTPAVYADSHSFVLPRRPNADPAHRRRTQRAVAALLKASRVWATAGHIPAYSPVTRTADYGRLRPQSHYVAAQNHVVLDPPVWFAGAGSDFQNAMSQVLQQAMLDGLAPDRAARAMVRRLNTFLSKPSPA, encoded by the coding sequence ATGAGCGATCTCCCCCCGAACCCCGGCAACGGCGCCCGTCTCTCCCGGCGCCGCCTCCTCACCGCCTCACTCGCCTCCGCGGGAGCGCTGGCCGCCGGCAGTGCGCTGAGCGGCTGCGGCTCCGCGCTGGCCGCCGACGACACGACCGTGCGCCTCTGGGACCTGTTCAGCGGCGCCGACGGCGGACTGTTCAACACCATGGTCGACGCCGGGAAGCCCGACATGCCGGGCACCCGCATCGACCGGACCGTCCTCGAGTGGGGATCGCCCTACTACACCAAGCTGGCCATGGCCTCGGCCGGCGGCCGAGGCCCCGACGCGGCCATCGCCCACATGTCCCGGCTCGCCGGCTACGCGCCCACCGGCCTCCTCGACCCGTGGGACCTGGACACCCTCGCCGAATTCGGCGTGAGCCAGGACGACTTCGCCGAGGCGGTGTGGGCCCGCACCCAGTACCGGAACCGGACCTACGCGATCCCGCTCGACACCCACCCCTTCATCGTCTTCTACCACCCCGAACCCGCCCGGAAAGCCGGTCTGGTCACCGCCGACGGCACCCTGGACATGGACGCCTTCTCGTCACCCGACCGCTTCCTGGCGGCCGGGCGCGAACTCGCCAAGGCCTCCGGCAAACAGGGCATCGCCTTCGGCTACGTCACCGACGCCTCGCAGGGGTGGCGGCTGTTCTACGGCCTCTACCAGCAGACCGGGGGCCGCTTCGAGCTTCCCGAGGGCGGTCCCGCCGAGGTCGACGAGGACCGCATGGCCGAAGTCATCGCCTTCATGGCCAAGCTCGTCGACGGCAGGACCAATCCGCACCGGCTCGACTACCCCTCCGCGATCGCGGCCTTCGCCAACCGGCAGACCGCGATGATCCTGTCCGGCGAATGGGAACTGGGCACCTTCCGCGCGGCCGACAAGAACGTCGAAGCGGCCCCCTTCCCCACCGTGTTCGGCACCCCCGCCGTCTACGCCGACTCGCACTCCTTCGTCCTGCCCCGCCGCCCGAACGCCGACCCGGCCCACCGCAGGCGCACCCAGCGAGCCGTGGCCGCGCTCCTCAAGGCCTCCCGGGTGTGGGCGACCGCCGGCCACATCCCGGCGTACAGCCCCGTCACCCGCACCGCGGACTACGGCCGGCTGCGACCCCAGTCCCACTACGTCGCCGCCCAGAACCACGTCGTCCTGGACCCGCCCGTGTGGTTCGCGGGCGCCGGCTCCGACTTCCAGAACGCCATGTCGCAGGTCCTCCAGCAGGCCATGCTCGACGGCCTCGCGCCCGACCGCGCGGCCCGCGCGATGGTGCGCCGTCTCAACACCTTCCTCTCGAAGCCCAGCCCGGCCTGA
- a CDS encoding carbohydrate ABC transporter permease produces MSSPTVPPRTSARPARRSVPPGLLFALPFLVLFGLFMVWPLVQGLWMSLTDTSLSAHSPSFIGADNFSEALQDAEMWRSLGHTLLFTLVSTVPLVAVALGMALLVHTGLPGQWVWRLAFFAPYLLPVGVVSLLWMWLYQPDLGLYNHLLGVLGLDGYAWLSDESVALWAIVLTTLWWTVGFNFLLYLAALQSIPDHLYEAAAIDGAGAWRRLWSITLPQLGRITGVITVLQILASLKVFDQIYLLTKGGPNNSTRPVIEYMYDVGFTGYRLGYASAISYIFFALVLLASAAQFAALRRREK; encoded by the coding sequence ATGTCCTCTCCCACCGTTCCACCCCGCACCTCCGCCCGCCCCGCACGCCGTTCCGTTCCGCCGGGCCTGCTCTTCGCGCTCCCCTTCCTCGTCCTGTTCGGCCTCTTCATGGTCTGGCCGCTGGTGCAGGGGCTGTGGATGAGCCTGACCGACACGTCGCTGTCGGCGCACAGTCCCTCGTTCATCGGTGCGGACAACTTCAGCGAGGCACTCCAGGACGCCGAGATGTGGCGCTCGCTCGGTCACACGCTGCTGTTCACCCTGGTCTCGACCGTCCCTCTCGTCGCCGTGGCGCTCGGCATGGCGCTGCTCGTGCACACCGGCCTGCCCGGCCAGTGGGTGTGGCGGCTGGCGTTCTTCGCCCCCTACCTGCTGCCGGTCGGCGTCGTGAGCCTGCTGTGGATGTGGCTCTACCAGCCCGACCTCGGGCTCTACAACCATCTCCTCGGCGTCCTCGGACTGGACGGATACGCCTGGCTGAGCGACGAGTCGGTGGCCCTGTGGGCGATCGTCCTCACCACGCTCTGGTGGACGGTCGGCTTCAACTTCCTGCTCTACCTCGCCGCCCTGCAGTCCATCCCTGACCACCTGTACGAGGCGGCCGCCATCGACGGCGCCGGTGCCTGGCGCCGTCTGTGGTCGATCACGCTGCCCCAGCTCGGGCGTATCACCGGCGTGATCACCGTCCTCCAGATCCTCGCCTCGCTGAAGGTCTTCGACCAGATCTACCTGCTCACCAAGGGCGGTCCGAACAACTCCACCCGACCGGTCATCGAGTACATGTACGACGTCGGATTCACCGGCTACCGGCTCGGTTACGCCTCGGCGATCAGCTACATCTTCTTCGCCCTCGTCCTGCTCGCCTCCGCAGCGCAGTTCGCTGCCCTCCGCCGCCGGGAGAAGTGA
- a CDS encoding carbohydrate ABC transporter permease has protein sequence MATTELPAGPPRTSPDTARPGAPRRRPAERRTAPREGRPLTLGESRTTRVLALVVLGVLALVWLLPMAWALLTAFKSEQDASDPVHWFWPGSGFTLDRFTDVITRGDLPLWMFNSLFISAAVTVITVAVSAMAGYAFSRTLFTGRRALFAVTVASMLVPPQLLIVPWFQQMLTLNLSDTYAAVILPQTVAPIMVFILKKHFDSLPRELEEAARIDGAGPWRIFWSVLLPLSRPMLAAVSIFVFIGAWNNFLWPFISTSDPSLMTLPVGITSVKNAYGLQYAQTMASAVVAALPLVLVFLFFQRQIVKSVATTGLGGQ, from the coding sequence ATGGCCACCACCGAACTGCCCGCCGGGCCACCGAGGACGAGTCCGGACACCGCCCGTCCCGGCGCACCGCGCAGGCGGCCGGCCGAGCGTCGTACGGCACCACGCGAAGGCCGGCCCCTCACCCTCGGCGAGAGCCGCACGACCCGTGTCCTCGCCCTCGTCGTCCTCGGCGTGCTGGCCCTCGTATGGCTGCTGCCCATGGCCTGGGCGCTGCTGACCGCCTTCAAGTCGGAACAGGACGCCAGCGACCCGGTCCACTGGTTCTGGCCCGGTTCCGGATTCACCCTGGACCGCTTCACCGACGTGATCACCCGGGGCGACCTGCCCCTGTGGATGTTCAACAGCCTCTTCATCTCGGCGGCCGTCACCGTCATCACCGTCGCCGTGTCCGCGATGGCCGGGTACGCCTTCTCCCGCACCCTGTTCACGGGACGCCGCGCCCTCTTCGCCGTCACCGTCGCCTCGATGCTGGTGCCGCCGCAACTGCTGATCGTCCCCTGGTTCCAGCAGATGCTCACGCTGAACCTGAGCGACACCTACGCCGCGGTGATCCTGCCCCAGACCGTGGCACCGATCATGGTCTTCATCCTGAAGAAGCACTTCGACTCGCTCCCCAGGGAGCTGGAGGAGGCGGCGCGCATCGACGGGGCGGGCCCCTGGCGCATCTTCTGGTCCGTCCTGCTGCCGCTGTCGCGGCCCATGCTCGCCGCCGTCTCGATCTTCGTGTTCATCGGCGCCTGGAACAACTTCCTGTGGCCGTTCATCTCCACCTCCGACCCGTCCCTGATGACGCTCCCGGTCGGCATCACCTCGGTGAAGAACGCGTACGGACTCCAGTACGCCCAGACCATGGCCTCGGCCGTCGTCGCCGCGCTGCCTCTGGTGCTGGTCTTCCTCTTCTTCCAGCGGCAGATCGTCAAGTCCGTCGCCACCACGGGGCTCGGAGGACAGTAG
- a CDS encoding SRPBCC family protein: MTRVFTVSSSIIVDGVSPEAAFRAVSSPADMGRWSPENRGTTAGSPAGPAALGTTFVGRNKRGMFRWVTRCKVTAADPGSRFAFRVCAIGVGSPRLRAPIATWEYRFEAVDGGTRVTETWTDDRRTWPAFVARAFDWVVTSGRTFAAFQARNIEITLRNLKRELEHDRVA, from the coding sequence GTGACCCGTGTGTTCACCGTGAGCAGCAGCATCATCGTCGACGGCGTGTCGCCCGAGGCCGCCTTCCGGGCGGTGAGCAGCCCGGCGGACATGGGCCGCTGGAGTCCGGAGAACCGGGGCACGACGGCCGGGTCCCCGGCCGGTCCGGCCGCCCTGGGCACCACCTTCGTCGGACGCAACAAGCGCGGGATGTTCCGGTGGGTCACCCGGTGCAAAGTCACGGCGGCGGATCCGGGAAGCCGCTTCGCGTTCCGCGTCTGCGCGATCGGTGTCGGCAGCCCCCGGCTGCGGGCTCCGATCGCGACGTGGGAGTACCGCTTCGAGGCGGTCGACGGCGGTACCCGGGTGACGGAGACGTGGACCGACGACCGCCGGACGTGGCCGGCGTTCGTGGCCCGCGCCTTCGACTGGGTCGTCACGTCGGGCAGGACGTTCGCCGCCTTCCAGGCACGCAACATCGAGATCACGCTGCGCAACCTGAAGCGCGAGCTGGAGCACGACCGGGTGGCGTGA
- a CDS encoding MFS transporter: MPLALLALAVVAFGIGTTEFATMGLLPQIADGIDVSVPQAGNVVSAYALGVVVGAPILTGIGARIPHKRLLLLLTGLFVIGNVASALAPTFGTLFAARFLAGLPHGALFGVGAVVASRLVAPDRAARAVSKMFLGLTVANIVGVPLVTALGQHLGWRSAYGAVGVIGLIALAALAAFVPHQPRGQQSGIRHELRAMGNRQVAMGLITAVVGFGGFFAVYSYLVPMLTHLTGISGTSITWVLALYGVGMTLGTLIAGPLTDRALRPTLYAGLILLTAGLVTFYFTVHSTVPALLTITFIGAMGSLITTPVQMLLMAKAKNAPTMAAASNHSAFNLANAGGAWLGGLVISAGWGWASPNLVGAALALAGLGLAFAGGLMDRGQRRSEIITEGKPVTGQETPVHNA; this comes from the coding sequence ATGCCCCTGGCTCTGCTGGCCCTGGCCGTCGTCGCGTTCGGCATCGGCACGACCGAGTTCGCCACGATGGGGCTGCTGCCCCAGATCGCCGACGGAATCGACGTGTCCGTACCGCAGGCCGGCAACGTCGTCTCGGCGTACGCGCTCGGCGTCGTCGTGGGCGCTCCGATCCTGACGGGCATCGGCGCGCGCATCCCGCACAAGCGGCTGCTGCTGCTCCTGACCGGCCTGTTCGTGATCGGCAACGTCGCCTCCGCGCTCGCTCCCACCTTCGGTACCCTCTTCGCCGCCCGCTTCCTCGCGGGGCTGCCGCACGGCGCCCTGTTCGGTGTCGGTGCCGTCGTCGCCTCCCGCCTGGTCGCCCCCGACCGTGCGGCACGAGCGGTCTCGAAGATGTTCCTCGGCCTCACCGTCGCCAACATCGTCGGGGTGCCCCTCGTCACCGCCCTCGGCCAGCACCTGGGCTGGCGGTCCGCGTACGGCGCCGTCGGGGTCATCGGCCTCATAGCCCTGGCGGCCCTGGCCGCCTTCGTCCCGCACCAGCCTCGTGGACAGCAGTCCGGCATCCGCCACGAACTACGGGCCATGGGCAACCGGCAGGTCGCGATGGGCCTGATCACCGCCGTCGTCGGATTCGGCGGGTTCTTCGCCGTCTACAGCTACCTCGTGCCGATGCTCACGCACCTGACCGGCATCTCCGGCACGTCGATCACCTGGGTCCTCGCGCTCTACGGCGTCGGCATGACGCTCGGGACACTGATCGCCGGACCGCTCACCGACCGTGCCCTGCGTCCGACGCTCTACGCCGGGCTCATCCTGCTCACCGCGGGCCTGGTGACGTTCTACTTCACGGTGCACAGCACCGTTCCCGCGCTGCTCACCATCACCTTCATCGGCGCGATGGGATCCCTCATCACCACGCCCGTCCAGATGCTCCTCATGGCCAAGGCGAAGAACGCCCCGACCATGGCGGCGGCCTCGAACCACTCCGCGTTCAACCTGGCCAACGCCGGCGGCGCCTGGCTCGGCGGGCTGGTCATCTCCGCGGGCTGGGGCTGGGCGTCCCCCAACCTGGTCGGCGCGGCCCTCGCCCTGGCCGGTCTCGGCCTCGCCTTCGCGGGCGGTCTCATGGACCGCGGCCAGCGACGGTCCGAGATCATCACGGAAGGCAAGCCCGTGACAGGCCAGGAGACCCCCGTCCACAACGCCTGA